The following are encoded together in the Bradyrhizobium sp. CCGUVB1N3 genome:
- a CDS encoding IS5 family transposase: MSKPRDDRQKDLLLPALDEIIDMGHPLVRLATLIDWNILDDRFSSVCQAGSGQPGLPTRLVAGLFILKHMHNLSDEVLCARWIENPYYQYFCGELSFCHRLPFDRSSMTRWRQRLGEDQLVALIQESLSVAHKTGAIGPKDLERVVVDTTVQPKAVAHPTDARLMHRAIIKLVGLAKRNRVPLRQSYLRLAKRAAIMVGRYTHAHQFKRARRQLKFLRTRLGRIIRDIRRKIDGDAVLEARFGPLLGLAQQVRSQDQHQRGPKVYALHAPEVECIGKGKARAPYEFGCKVSIATPVTSPKGGQFVLHAKALHGNPFDGHTLGPVIADMEKLTGVEARRIHVDKGYRGHNHPHRFRVWISGQVRRVTASIRREMKRRAAVEPVIGHIKAEHRMDRNYLKGRIGDRINAVLAAAGYNFGLLLRWLAEFLRVTIRAFLDTLPVENIT, translated from the coding sequence ATGAGCAAACCGCGGGATGATCGCCAGAAAGACCTGCTGCTTCCGGCCCTCGATGAAATCATCGACATGGGTCACCCGCTGGTGCGGTTGGCGACGTTGATCGACTGGAACATCCTGGATGACCGCTTTAGTTCGGTGTGCCAAGCAGGGTCGGGGCAGCCTGGCCTGCCGACGCGGCTTGTCGCCGGCCTGTTCATTTTGAAGCACATGCACAACCTGTCAGATGAGGTGCTGTGCGCCCGCTGGATCGAGAACCCCTATTACCAATACTTCTGCGGCGAATTGAGCTTCTGCCACCGTCTGCCGTTCGATCGATCGTCGATGACACGCTGGCGCCAGCGGCTCGGCGAGGACCAGCTCGTCGCGCTGATCCAGGAAAGTCTGTCGGTGGCGCACAAGACTGGCGCGATCGGCCCCAAGGACCTGGAGCGGGTGGTCGTTGATACCACAGTGCAGCCCAAGGCAGTTGCACATCCGACCGATGCGCGGCTGATGCATCGGGCCATCATCAAGCTCGTCGGGCTCGCCAAGCGCAATCGTGTGCCGCTGCGCCAGAGCTATCTGCGCCTAGCCAAACGCGCCGCCATCATGGTCGGCCGCTATACCCACGCCCACCAGTTCAAACGCGCCCGGCGCCAGCTCAAGTTCCTGCGGACACGGCTTGGCCGGATCATCCGCGACATCCGCCGCAAGATTGATGGCGATGCGGTGCTGGAAGCCCGCTTCGGCCCGCTGCTCGGTTTAGCGCAGCAGGTGCGCAGCCAGGATCAGCATCAGCGCGGTCCGAAGGTCTATGCGTTACATGCCCCTGAGGTCGAGTGCATCGGCAAGGGGAAAGCCCGCGCGCCTTACGAGTTCGGCTGCAAGGTCAGTATTGCCACCCCCGTGACGTCTCCGAAGGGCGGACAGTTCGTGCTCCATGCCAAGGCCCTGCATGGCAATCCCTTCGACGGGCACACGCTCGGCCCTGTGATCGCCGACATGGAGAAGCTCACCGGTGTGGAAGCTCGCCGCATCCACGTCGACAAAGGGTATCGCGGCCACAACCACCCGCATCGGTTCAGGGTCTGGATCTCGGGTCAGGTCCGCCGCGTCACGGCTTCCATCCGCCGCGAGATGAAGCGTCGCGCGGCTGTCGAGCCCGTCATCGGCCATATCAAGGCCGAGCATCGCATGGACCGCAATTATCTCAAGGGGCGCATCGGCGACCGCATCAACGCTGTCCTCGCCGCTGCCGGCTACAACTTCGGCCTGCTCCTGCGATGGCTGGCAGAGTTCTTGCGCGTCACTATCCGCGCGTTCCTCGATACCCTCCCGGTTGAAAACATCACTTGA
- a CDS encoding transcriptional regulator, with translation MRLSEFLEEGITAATISRMEQKDVVNQLSRGLYQLPDAPLDGNHSLAVAAKLVPNGVICYDSALAFHELTDRIAPYVWMAIGPRDWRPRITRPRIQIMRFGPKEFDKGIQHHSIEGVDVKIYSPAKTIVDLFKSGKHQKAFYDSNTGFAHATQAMKDALKLRKATPSEIARYAAEAGIWEKIVQPRLETLTINA, from the coding sequence ATGCGGCTTTCCGAATTCCTCGAGGAAGGGATCACGGCAGCAACCATCTCCAGGATGGAGCAGAAGGATGTGGTCAATCAACTCAGTCGCGGTCTTTACCAGCTACCCGACGCGCCGCTGGACGGTAACCATTCGCTCGCTGTTGCTGCCAAGCTCGTCCCAAACGGCGTCATCTGTTACGATTCCGCGCTCGCCTTTCATGAGCTGACAGACCGTATCGCTCCCTATGTATGGATGGCGATTGGTCCGCGCGACTGGCGGCCCAGGATTACGCGACCTCGCATTCAGATCATGCGTTTTGGCCCGAAGGAATTCGACAAGGGCATTCAACACCACAGCATCGAAGGCGTCGACGTCAAAATCTATTCGCCAGCAAAAACGATCGTCGATCTTTTCAAGAGCGGTAAACACCAAAAGGCATTTTACGATTCGAATACCGGCTTTGCTCATGCGACGCAGGCAATGAAAGACGCGCTCAAGCTACGCAAGGCGACACCATCAGAAATCGCAAGGTACGCCGCTGAGGCCGGCATTTGGGAAAAAATCGTTCAGCCGCGCCTTGAGACGCTGACCATCAATGCGTAA
- a CDS encoding nucleotidyl transferase AbiEii/AbiGii toxin family protein, which yields MRKPLKNVGASVRARLLNLSKERNEPFDLLLTQYALERLLYRLSISKYKDKFVLKGAVLLRHWLDDPHRPTRDLDLLGFGDSDPQLTLGYFKEIGSVQADDGVTFDTDTLEVDTVRDDSGYSGLRLKCYATIDGARMRIVIDIGYGDATEPGLNEIELLPLLDQPAPKLRAYPPETVIAEKFQAMVHLGLANTRLKDFYDIWVLSRTYEFKDDRLARAIRATFDRRKTQIPTERPDALSEAFANDPTKIQQWTAFIQDVAIDPGPLNGVVETLAAFLRPHAEKARNLKG from the coding sequence ATGCGTAAGCCGCTGAAGAATGTCGGCGCTTCCGTCCGGGCGCGCCTGCTCAATCTCTCGAAAGAGCGCAACGAGCCGTTCGACCTCCTGCTCACGCAATATGCGCTTGAACGGCTGCTCTACCGGCTGAGCATCAGCAAATATAAGGACAAGTTTGTACTCAAGGGTGCGGTGCTCCTGCGTCATTGGCTCGATGATCCACATCGGCCGACACGCGATCTTGACCTGCTCGGCTTTGGCGACAGTGATCCGCAGCTCACGCTTGGCTATTTCAAGGAAATTGGTTCGGTTCAAGCCGACGACGGCGTTACGTTTGACACGGACACACTCGAAGTCGACACGGTTCGTGACGACTCCGGCTATAGCGGACTACGCCTCAAATGCTATGCGACGATTGACGGCGCACGGATGCGGATTGTCATCGATATCGGCTATGGCGATGCGACCGAACCTGGACTCAACGAGATCGAACTTTTGCCGTTGCTCGATCAACCGGCCCCCAAGCTTCGCGCCTATCCGCCGGAGACGGTCATCGCGGAGAAATTCCAGGCGATGGTCCATCTTGGCCTCGCCAATACGCGTTTGAAGGATTTCTACGATATCTGGGTGCTCTCCCGCACCTACGAATTCAAGGATGACCGTCTCGCGCGAGCAATACGCGCGACTTTCGATCGCAGGAAGACGCAGATCCCGACTGAGCGGCCAGATGCTCTCAGCGAGGCATTCGCGAACGATCCGACCAAGATCCAGCAATGGACTGCCTTCATCCAGGACGTCGCGATCGATCCCGGTCCTCTAAATGGCGTCGTCGAGACGCTTGCGGCTTTTCTGAGGCCTCACGCGGAAAAGGCGCGAAACTTGAAAGGCTAG
- a CDS encoding transposase: MARLAVFTDLFTRPTWLNVLTLLAGVILAPGRRTVTAALRILGRERDRDFCTFHRVLNRVAWSSRAAAGHLLLLLIKVFVPAGEAVVIGLDDTIERRWGPKISARGIYRDPVRSSKGHFVKASGLRWLSAMLLVRVPWADRVMALPFLTLLAPSKRFYDGKSRSPKTLLDWARQAARQIRRWLPDRYIVLVADSAFAAIEFLAAVRKHVCVVTRLRLDANLFEFPRPKRKARGRPPIRGKPHKKLSAILKDRNVSWTRYRVSLWYGRTNRTVEIATGTALWYRGGVPPVPIRWLLVRDPTGELDPQAFLATDLNAHPRDILAWFVSRWQVEVTFEEVRAHLGVETQRQWSDKAILRSTPILLGLYSIITLWTHDLAKARKLKPRTAAWYPKATLTFSDAIAAVRRQIWAHQISFMSRPRRDSIEIPRHIWHRMENALAYAA; this comes from the coding sequence GTGGCCCGGCTTGCCGTCTTCACCGATCTGTTCACACGCCCCACTTGGCTGAATGTTCTGACGCTGCTCGCCGGCGTTATCCTGGCGCCCGGCCGGCGCACTGTCACGGCGGCGCTGCGCATCTTAGGGCGGGAGCGCGATCGCGATTTCTGTACTTTCCATCGCGTCCTCAACCGAGTGGCGTGGTCGTCGCGGGCCGCGGCAGGCCACCTGCTGCTCCTGCTGATCAAGGTCTTCGTGCCGGCCGGCGAGGCGGTGGTGATCGGGCTCGATGACACCATTGAGCGGCGCTGGGGGCCCAAGATCAGCGCCCGCGGCATCTATCGCGATCCGGTGCGCTCCTCCAAGGGGCACTTCGTCAAAGCCAGCGGCCTGCGCTGGCTTTCTGCCATGTTGCTGGTGCGCGTGCCGTGGGCCGATCGCGTCATGGCGCTGCCTTTCCTCACGCTGCTCGCCCCCTCCAAACGCTTCTATGACGGCAAATCGCGCTCGCCCAAGACGCTGCTCGATTGGGCCCGCCAGGCCGCCCGGCAAATCCGCCGCTGGTTGCCCGATCGATATATCGTACTGGTCGCCGACAGCGCCTTTGCGGCCATCGAATTCCTTGCCGCAGTCCGCAAGCACGTCTGCGTCGTCACCCGCCTGCGCCTCGATGCCAACCTGTTCGAATTTCCCCGACCAAAGCGCAAAGCTCGTGGCCGCCCTCCAATTCGAGGCAAGCCCCACAAAAAACTCTCTGCCATCCTCAAGGATCGCAACGTGTCCTGGACGCGTTATCGGGTCAGTCTCTGGTACGGCCGAACCAATCGCACCGTCGAGATCGCAACCGGCACTGCGCTGTGGTATCGCGGCGGTGTTCCGCCGGTGCCGATCCGCTGGCTGCTCGTCCGCGACCCAACCGGCGAACTCGACCCACAGGCTTTCCTGGCGACCGATCTCAACGCTCATCCCCGCGACATCCTCGCTTGGTTCGTCAGTCGCTGGCAGGTCGAAGTCACCTTCGAGGAAGTTCGCGCTCACCTCGGTGTCGAGACCCAGCGCCAGTGGTCGGACAAAGCCATTCTGCGCTCCACCCCGATTTTGCTCGGCCTCTACTCCATCATCACTCTATGGACCCACGACCTCGCCAAGGCACGAAAGCTGAAGCCCAGAACCGCAGCTTGGTATCCAAAAGCCACCCTGACCTTTAGCGATGCGATCGCCGCCGTTCGACGCCAAATATGGGCTCATCAGATTTCTTTCATGTCCCGGCCGCGCCGTGACAGCATAGAAATTCCGCGCCATATCTGGCACCGGATGGAGAACGCGCTCGCCTACGCCGCATAA
- a CDS encoding HNH endonuclease, translating into MIRLTKGLMPARLQRHAAQWTQELLAAIAAGEKAEELRKSKYNHKDIKDAIKGETHNKCAYCESNPNHVTFGDIEHILPKSVKPELTYDWSNLTLACDICNTKKRDNEGFIDPYTEDPGDHLQFLGPMLRAKDEHGRNTSVGLDLNRIALIERRHEKLQDLERRLIEIKAAQNHALKETLLARLWPIYAA; encoded by the coding sequence ATGATTCGGCTAACTAAAGGTCTTATGCCCGCGCGGCTTCAACGGCATGCTGCCCAGTGGACGCAAGAGCTGCTTGCGGCCATCGCTGCCGGTGAGAAAGCCGAAGAGCTCCGAAAGTCCAAATACAATCACAAAGACATAAAGGACGCGATCAAGGGCGAAACCCACAATAAATGCGCCTATTGTGAAAGCAACCCAAATCACGTCACGTTCGGAGACATCGAGCATATTCTGCCGAAATCAGTCAAACCAGAGCTGACCTATGACTGGTCCAATCTCACGCTGGCGTGCGACATCTGTAACACCAAGAAGCGGGACAACGAGGGCTTTATAGATCCCTACACTGAAGATCCCGGCGATCACCTACAATTCTTGGGGCCGATGTTGCGTGCGAAGGATGAACACGGGAGAAACACATCTGTTGGGTTGGACCTGAATAGGATCGCGCTAATTGAGCGACGTCACGAAAAGCTACAAGACCTTGAGCGACGGCTCATTGAGATCAAGGCAGCTCAGAACCACGCGTTAAAAGAGACGCTCTTAGCTCGACTTTGGCCGATTTATGCGGCGTAG
- a CDS encoding AAA family ATPase yields MVEPAIKFKQLKLHNWRQFAQVDLQFHNRLTVLTGANGAGKSTILNLLSRHLGVERPYFSVPTKNSSGGISYLIGRLFRFRQRFTFSLPVPHQEVQVGEITYSSGMQSAISVPEHVGNTYALNIPSQQAVRGVPVSSHRLLSGYQSVDNIPFRGVPPQDAYDWFVGEARNRYMGGHSNRSLIGMIKQTLAAWAAIGEGNSVFQPDTAQRDAFDGFVRTLRAVLPKSLGFRDLSIRPPDIVLVTESGEFILDAASGGLTSIVELTALLYACTLRSDMQDGDFVVTIDEPENHLHPSLQRSLFPSLVTAFPKIQFIVATHSPFIVSSLKDSAVYVLRYESEDSDIPTERRRIVSERLDYAKRAGTASEILRQVLGLPTTLPEWVEQDLAAVVARYQDRDINAATLDGLRVELKDAGLNELFPEALSKLANKNDSAN; encoded by the coding sequence ATGGTCGAACCGGCGATTAAATTCAAGCAATTGAAGCTTCACAACTGGCGACAGTTTGCGCAAGTCGATCTTCAGTTTCACAATCGGTTGACAGTGCTGACCGGCGCGAACGGCGCCGGCAAAAGCACTATTCTTAATTTGCTGTCGCGTCATCTCGGCGTTGAAAGACCCTACTTCTCTGTACCGACGAAGAACAGCAGCGGTGGAATAAGTTATCTCATTGGCCGGCTATTCCGCTTTCGACAGCGATTTACGTTTAGTTTGCCGGTACCCCACCAAGAGGTGCAGGTCGGTGAGATAACCTACTCGTCGGGCATGCAGTCCGCAATTTCAGTTCCAGAGCATGTCGGGAATACGTATGCATTGAACATTCCCAGCCAGCAGGCTGTGAGAGGCGTACCTGTTAGCTCTCACCGCCTCCTTTCGGGATATCAATCCGTCGACAATATCCCATTCCGGGGCGTTCCACCGCAGGATGCCTATGACTGGTTTGTCGGAGAAGCCCGCAACCGATACATGGGCGGTCACTCCAATCGGTCCCTGATAGGAATGATCAAGCAAACTTTGGCCGCGTGGGCTGCGATCGGGGAAGGTAACTCGGTCTTCCAGCCGGACACAGCTCAGCGGGATGCTTTTGATGGGTTCGTAAGGACGCTGCGCGCCGTTCTTCCGAAGTCTCTGGGATTTCGAGATCTCTCTATCCGTCCTCCCGACATTGTCCTCGTCACGGAGTCTGGAGAATTCATCCTGGACGCGGCGTCAGGCGGACTTACAAGCATTGTCGAACTCACGGCGCTTCTCTACGCCTGTACACTTCGGTCTGATATGCAAGACGGTGATTTCGTTGTCACTATCGATGAGCCGGAAAATCACCTTCACCCGTCGCTTCAACGAAGCCTCTTTCCGAGCCTCGTGACGGCATTTCCAAAGATACAGTTTATCGTAGCGACCCATAGCCCGTTCATTGTCTCTTCGCTCAAAGACTCGGCCGTCTACGTGCTTCGATATGAAAGCGAAGACAGCGACATTCCGACTGAGCGAAGAAGAATTGTGAGCGAACGTCTCGACTACGCAAAGCGAGCAGGAACAGCGTCCGAGATTCTGCGACAGGTGTTAGGCCTACCAACCACGCTGCCGGAATGGGTTGAGCAAGACTTGGCGGCAGTCGTTGCACGATACCAGGATCGCGACATCAATGCAGCGACCTTGGATGGTCTTCGGGTCGAGCTGAAAGATGCTGGGCTCAATGAACTTTTTCCTGAAGCTCTTTCGAAGCTAGCGAATAAAAATGATTCGGCTAACTAA
- a CDS encoding DNA-binding protein encodes MPPDAAAQNKYAHLAHDILEGADAIAEFLFLGTSDEQRGRNRRKIYYLAESSRLPVFRLGSLLCARKSVLLDFIAAQENRVLGPNQ; translated from the coding sequence ATGCCGCCAGACGCCGCCGCGCAGAACAAGTACGCTCATCTCGCTCACGACATCCTGGAAGGAGCGGACGCGATCGCCGAGTTTCTCTTTCTCGGCACTAGTGATGAGCAACGCGGTCGTAACCGGCGCAAAATCTACTATCTGGCAGAGTCCTCGAGGTTGCCGGTCTTCCGGCTCGGCTCCTTGCTTTGCGCGCGCAAATCCGTCTTGCTGGATTTCATTGCGGCACAGGAGAACCGGGTTCTCGGACCTAACCAGTAG
- a CDS encoding NACHT domain-containing NTPase encodes MIQAKTRVQPATDAWNNLWNDLATQMARPDFSGEDRLVIVFGEADETARALRDLCERAETAPDSAEWTERMADRHRKVLAGVERALSGRVEVLELFRRTTVEIAPLDEIERAFERRRLGTAFALPSRFLSILRDVAGGDARRRALFLATPLRTRLSTEFGVEVTEPAEWGLPAYRSTIARISRIEIPGTGISGSCEELFVWPRARDLERATPSDFEDEEPTWESAVERSNVDLRSFPSELVDRCIVVAGPGYGKSALLNAVATRLIRTPYVPVFVPLATFAASDVSVLEFLADEVNRELNVRVDWSRLAEQGSAVLLFDGLDEIPSSRRRAVLTRIANFSARYPLVPWLLTVRDRAVLTGPAEARLVELLPLDNSDIVRFAEAMKTRVPGLDGWEFVRRLEAYPDLARLAKIPLFLAILLVLANAPRTMPNGRADLIESYLKTLFSPHEHKSVQSTPADASALRRVAEALAYDRLEAQEIGATEREVMEIAARFDVPGEAPDGILSKLLTQGVLRRQSALRLQFPYPIVQEYLAACHLVREEAQTLSHRIDDAVQRPWAQVIQFALELHQQPSPIIREMLERGDDAFSTGLRLVARCVLNGAKVDVELRDEVARQLAAVWDTSSSWRIRERIGRMIADGFSQPILPEIRGMLGHRWLLESGAGEIVARADDPALTREVLQALHDRGLDRFTRVRSFQAAIDRLGDEAAHDVRRESEKPVNITRSAFRALRPGGTVGCDAHYTKSRARPCLRRDASRRTAVGGLLNS; translated from the coding sequence TTGATTCAGGCCAAGACACGCGTTCAGCCAGCTACCGATGCGTGGAATAATCTCTGGAACGATTTGGCGACGCAGATGGCTCGTCCGGATTTTTCCGGAGAGGATCGCCTTGTGATCGTCTTTGGAGAGGCTGACGAGACTGCGAGGGCCCTGCGCGATTTGTGCGAGCGAGCCGAAACGGCGCCGGACTCAGCCGAATGGACCGAGCGCATGGCCGATCGGCACAGGAAAGTCCTTGCGGGGGTCGAGCGTGCCTTGTCAGGCAGAGTGGAGGTTTTGGAGCTGTTCCGCCGCACGACGGTAGAGATCGCTCCTCTCGACGAAATCGAGCGCGCTTTTGAGCGGCGTCGATTGGGTACCGCCTTCGCTCTCCCCTCCCGATTTCTGTCGATATTGCGCGACGTCGCGGGCGGCGACGCACGCCGCAGGGCGCTATTTCTGGCTACTCCGCTTCGAACCAGGCTGTCGACGGAGTTTGGTGTCGAAGTTACCGAGCCGGCTGAGTGGGGGCTGCCGGCGTACCGGTCGACGATCGCGCGCATATCGCGGATTGAGATACCGGGGACAGGCATCTCCGGAAGTTGCGAAGAGCTGTTCGTGTGGCCGCGCGCCCGTGATCTTGAACGAGCGACTCCCTCGGACTTCGAGGATGAGGAGCCAACTTGGGAGTCCGCGGTTGAACGGTCGAACGTCGACCTGCGATCCTTTCCGTCCGAGTTGGTCGACCGCTGCATCGTGGTTGCCGGTCCCGGTTACGGCAAATCGGCATTGTTAAACGCCGTGGCAACGCGTCTTATCAGAACTCCCTATGTGCCGGTATTCGTGCCGCTCGCGACTTTCGCGGCCAGCGATGTTAGCGTGCTGGAGTTCCTCGCCGACGAAGTCAATCGCGAGCTCAACGTCCGGGTTGACTGGTCCCGCCTTGCAGAGCAGGGATCTGCCGTTCTCCTCTTCGACGGTCTGGATGAGATCCCCTCGAGTCGGCGCCGGGCGGTGCTTACTCGTATTGCAAACTTCTCGGCTCGATACCCGCTCGTGCCTTGGCTGCTTACCGTCCGCGATCGAGCTGTTCTAACTGGTCCTGCGGAAGCCCGGTTGGTCGAACTCCTACCGCTCGACAACTCGGATATCGTTCGTTTCGCCGAAGCGATGAAAACTCGCGTGCCTGGCCTGGACGGCTGGGAGTTCGTCCGCCGTCTGGAAGCTTACCCGGACCTCGCTCGCTTGGCGAAAATCCCGCTCTTTCTGGCCATATTGCTGGTGCTTGCCAACGCTCCGAGAACGATGCCGAATGGACGGGCGGACCTGATCGAGAGTTACCTGAAGACCTTGTTCAGTCCGCACGAGCATAAGTCGGTTCAGTCGACACCGGCCGACGCATCGGCCCTGCGGCGAGTGGCCGAAGCGCTCGCGTATGATCGGCTCGAAGCTCAAGAGATTGGCGCGACCGAACGCGAGGTGATGGAGATCGCGGCCCGCTTCGATGTGCCTGGAGAAGCGCCGGACGGCATTCTGTCCAAGTTGCTTACGCAGGGAGTGCTTCGTCGGCAAAGCGCGTTACGCCTGCAGTTCCCCTATCCTATTGTTCAGGAGTATCTCGCCGCATGCCATCTCGTGCGCGAGGAAGCTCAGACGCTCTCGCACCGAATTGATGACGCGGTTCAGCGTCCTTGGGCTCAGGTCATACAATTCGCCCTTGAGCTGCACCAACAACCGTCTCCAATTATCCGTGAGATGCTGGAGCGGGGTGACGACGCGTTTTCCACCGGCTTGCGTCTGGTCGCTCGGTGCGTTCTCAACGGCGCGAAAGTGGATGTTGAGCTGAGGGACGAGGTAGCGAGGCAGCTCGCGGCCGTCTGGGACACGTCATCATCCTGGCGGATCAGGGAGCGCATCGGGCGCATGATAGCCGATGGCTTTTCGCAACCGATACTACCTGAAATCCGCGGCATGCTGGGACATCGTTGGCTTCTCGAAAGTGGAGCGGGCGAGATCGTCGCTCGGGCCGACGATCCCGCTCTCACAAGGGAAGTGTTGCAAGCACTGCACGATCGAGGATTGGACCGCTTCACGCGCGTTCGTTCGTTTCAGGCCGCCATTGACCGGCTCGGCGATGAGGCCGCTCACGATGTACGTCGAGAAAGCGAGAAGCCAGTCAATATCACCCGATCAGCTTTCCGGGCTCTCAGACCTGGTGGGACAGTTGGATGCGACGCGCATTACACCAAATCTCGCGCTCGACCTTGCCTGCGACGAGACGCTTCCCGACGAACTGCGGTTGGAGGCCTTCTCAATAGCTGA
- a CDS encoding LA2681 family HEPN domain-containing protein yields the protein MRGDLSILALMITDPAQMLQKLIALGPPQATETGSRALERIGMLIDLAGDLGRDDTTVLALEWCDLLIQGKLTKQQQVLLDYFRANAWASRKRLKHHDPDSAWQWEQPELQSEIFYLRRAAHAPGFEKLSALRRCQILTNLGNLLNTLGRCVEAVAVWTRALSIDPKFGMARGNRGSGLTRYASSLYDDEHRGLFFLRAYEDLCDALSPKTRYVGPEGVGATKVFANLKERIEAAIHLDRAKSVKWDRERIGRSASERQYRRWALHEGLFLKPLNDLGPHSIAAIDLLSLPSFTSNLGEPPSLIAFFDQMKQEFVSGRWLLFEGLHSDEVHFSDRDVVLYNTLDYPSYSLAVEKVKAAFRIAYSVLDKIAFFLNDYAKLGIPARRVYFKTIWYEKCDPARAVRQEFLQSKNLPFRALYWLAKDLFDPMLQDTMEPDAKELYTIRNHLEHSYLRVHEILMRKQAGAPPDPWADRLAYSVARSELNAKTIQLYRLARAGLIYLALGMHQEEATRDRGAPKGLKMPMILDRWSDKWKV from the coding sequence ATGCGCGGCGATCTTTCTATTCTCGCGCTTATGATAACCGACCCGGCTCAAATGCTGCAAAAGCTTATCGCTCTGGGTCCCCCGCAGGCGACTGAGACCGGCAGCCGTGCTCTCGAACGAATTGGGATGCTCATCGATCTCGCGGGCGATCTTGGCCGCGATGATACGACGGTGCTTGCGCTCGAATGGTGCGATCTCTTGATACAGGGCAAGCTCACGAAGCAGCAGCAGGTCTTGCTCGATTACTTTCGCGCCAACGCTTGGGCCAGCCGCAAACGGTTGAAGCACCACGACCCGGATTCGGCATGGCAATGGGAGCAGCCTGAACTACAGAGCGAGATATTCTACCTCAGAAGAGCCGCGCACGCGCCGGGCTTCGAAAAGCTATCCGCGTTGCGTCGCTGCCAGATACTCACCAATCTGGGTAACCTGCTCAATACGCTCGGCCGTTGTGTGGAAGCCGTGGCCGTGTGGACGCGTGCGCTCTCGATTGATCCAAAATTCGGAATGGCTCGAGGAAATCGCGGTTCTGGCCTCACACGATATGCTTCCAGTCTGTATGACGATGAGCATAGAGGCTTGTTTTTTCTTCGGGCCTACGAAGATCTGTGTGACGCCCTTTCACCGAAGACCAGATATGTCGGTCCTGAAGGTGTAGGCGCCACGAAAGTCTTTGCCAATCTTAAGGAGCGGATCGAGGCCGCCATCCATCTTGATCGCGCAAAAAGCGTTAAGTGGGATCGTGAACGGATCGGGCGATCGGCAAGCGAGCGTCAGTACCGCCGTTGGGCACTGCATGAGGGGTTGTTCCTGAAGCCCCTTAATGATCTCGGCCCGCATAGCATCGCCGCGATTGATCTGCTTTCTCTTCCAAGCTTCACAAGCAATCTGGGAGAACCTCCATCGCTCATCGCCTTCTTCGACCAAATGAAGCAAGAGTTCGTCTCGGGTCGGTGGCTACTCTTCGAGGGCCTTCATTCCGACGAAGTACACTTTTCCGACCGCGATGTCGTGCTTTACAACACGCTCGACTATCCCAGCTATTCTCTTGCAGTTGAAAAGGTAAAGGCTGCTTTCCGCATCGCCTATTCGGTGCTCGACAAGATAGCGTTCTTCCTGAACGATTACGCCAAACTCGGCATTCCGGCCCGGCGCGTTTACTTCAAGACGATCTGGTACGAGAAGTGCGATCCAGCCCGAGCTGTCCGGCAGGAATTCCTGCAATCCAAGAACTTGCCGTTCCGCGCCCTCTACTGGCTCGCCAAGGACCTGTTCGATCCGATGCTGCAGGACACGATGGAGCCCGATGCAAAGGAGCTATATACAATCCGCAATCACCTCGAGCACAGCTATCTCCGGGTGCACGAAATCCTGATGCGCAAACAAGCTGGTGCACCGCCCGATCCCTGGGCGGACCGGTTGGCCTATTCCGTCGCCCGCAGCGAGCTGAATGCCAAGACCATTCAACTCTATCGTCTTGCCCGCGCCGGTCTGATCTATCTGGCGCTCGGCATGCATCAGGAAGAGGCCACGCGCGACCGAGGGGCACCGAAGGGCCTCAAGATGCCGATGATCCTGGATCGTTGGTCTGACAAGTGGAAGGTCTGA
- a CDS encoding GTP pyrophosphokinase family protein, with the protein MTSSNQKPDDLRTQYKERYEKVLAPLADELRAYLSRCLEGQPRIDRISARPKDIDRFIAKATKLVGGKPKYQEPLAEIQDQVGARIITYYQSDVARLDPLIQQWFRPIEYRDHVPESHWEFGYFGRHYILAIPSDVISSGWSKEMIPRFFELQVKTLFEHAWSEAEHDLGYKPGEAPLTPQQTRSLAYTSAQAWGADKMFDDLFRERAGTMGGPAN; encoded by the coding sequence ATGACAAGCTCAAACCAAAAGCCTGACGACCTGAGGACGCAGTATAAGGAACGTTACGAAAAGGTTCTTGCGCCGCTTGCCGACGAACTGCGGGCCTATCTGTCTCGCTGCCTGGAAGGGCAGCCAAGAATTGATCGGATCTCGGCCCGTCCGAAGGACATCGACAGATTTATCGCCAAGGCGACCAAGCTGGTCGGCGGGAAGCCGAAATATCAGGAGCCATTGGCCGAAATACAGGACCAGGTCGGCGCGCGCATCATCACATACTACCAGTCGGATGTTGCGAGGCTCGATCCTCTGATCCAGCAATGGTTCAGACCCATAGAGTACCGAGACCATGTGCCGGAGTCCCACTGGGAATTTGGATACTTCGGGCGGCACTACATCCTCGCGATACCGTCCGACGTCATCAGCTCTGGATGGTCTAAGGAAATGATCCCCCGATTCTTTGAGTTGCAGGTGAAGACCTTGTTCGAGCACGCATGGTCCGAAGCCGAGCATGATCTCGGCTACAAGCCGGGCGAAGCTCCTCTTACACCGCAGCAAACGCGCAGCCTCGCCTACACGTCTGCCCAAGCGTGGGGGGCGGATAAGATGTTCGACGATCTGTTTCGGGAACGCGCTGGAACTATGGGCGGCCCCGCCAACTGA